One Oenanthe melanoleuca isolate GR-GAL-2019-014 chromosome 3, OMel1.0, whole genome shotgun sequence DNA segment encodes these proteins:
- the PLEK gene encoding pleckstrin isoform X1, translating into MEREPMRIREGYLVKKGSMFKTWKPMWVVLLEDGVEFYKRKADNSPKGMIPLKGSSIHSPCQDFGKRMFVFKLTVAKQQDHFFQAAYLEERDAWVRDIKKAIHRIDGGQRFARKSTRKSIRLPETINLSALYLSMKDPEKGIKELKLEKDKRVFNHCFTGTCVIDWLVSSSSVRNRKEGLLLASSLLSEGYLQPAGDTSKAAAEGLSDTPFLDLSDAYYYFPDSGFFCEGYSSDDDVVLKEEFRGTIVKQGCLLKQGHRRKNWKVRKFVLRDDPAYLHYYDPAGGEEPLGAIHLRGCVVTAVEDMPDTKKYDVDNILFEIITANEIHYYLQAASSTERTEWIKAIQSVARTGK; encoded by the exons GGCAGCATGTTTAAAACCTGGAAGCCAATGTGGGTTGTGCTCTTAGAAGATGGAGTTGAATTCTATAAGCGGAAGGCTGATAACAGTCCCAAAGGGATGATCCCACTAAAAGGAAGCTCTATTCACAGCCCATGCCAAGATTTTGGCAAAAGAATG TTTGTCTTCAAGCTCACTGTGGCCAAGCAGCAGGACCACTTTTTTCAAGCTGCCTACCTGGAGGAAAGAGATGCTTGGGTGCGGGATATCAAGAAAGCAATTCATCGCATAGATGGAGGCCAAAGGTTTGCCAGAAAATCCACGAGAAAGTCCATCAGATTGCCTGAAACAATCAATCTGAG TGCTTTGTACCTCTCAATGAAAGATCCTGAAAAGGGAATAAAGGAGTTGAAGCTGGAAAAAGATAAGAGAGTGTTCAATCACTGCTTTACAG GCACCTGTGTGATTGACTGGCTGgtgtccagcagctctgtccgAAATCGCAAAGAAGGTCTCCTGCTTGCCTCTTCCCTCTTGAGTGAAGGCTACCTACAGCCTGCTGGGGATACGTCCAAGGCAGCTGCCGAGGGATTGTCAGACACCCCATTCCTAGACCTCAGTGATGCCTACTATTACTTT CCAGACAGTGGATTTTTCTGTGAGGGGTATTCCAGTGATGATGATGTGGTCCTAAAAGAAGAATTCAGAGGCACAATTGTTAAACAAGGATGTTTGCTGAAACAG GGACATCGGAGGAAGAACTGGAAAGTGAGAAAGTTCGTTTTAAGAGATGATCCTGCATATCTTCACTATTATGATCCTGCTGGA GGGGAAGAACCACTGGGAGCAATTCACTTGAGAGGTTGTGTGGTGACAGCAGTGGAAGATATGCCAGACA CCAAGAAGTATGATGTTGACAACATCCTCTTTGAAATCATCACAGCAAATGAAATCCACTATTACTTGCAAGCAGCCTCATCCACAGAGCGTACAGAGTGGATCAAAGCAATCCAGTCAGTTGCTAGGACTGGTAAATGA
- the PLEK gene encoding pleckstrin isoform X2, translating to MEREPMRIREGYLVKKGSMFKTWKPMWVVLLEDGVEFYKRKADNSPKGMIPLKGSSIHSPCQDFGKRMFVFKLTVAKQQDHFFQAAYLEERDAWVRDIKKAIHRIDGGQSALYLSMKDPEKGIKELKLEKDKRVFNHCFTGTCVIDWLVSSSSVRNRKEGLLLASSLLSEGYLQPAGDTSKAAAEGLSDTPFLDLSDAYYYFPDSGFFCEGYSSDDDVVLKEEFRGTIVKQGCLLKQGHRRKNWKVRKFVLRDDPAYLHYYDPAGGEEPLGAIHLRGCVVTAVEDMPDTKKYDVDNILFEIITANEIHYYLQAASSTERTEWIKAIQSVARTGK from the exons GGCAGCATGTTTAAAACCTGGAAGCCAATGTGGGTTGTGCTCTTAGAAGATGGAGTTGAATTCTATAAGCGGAAGGCTGATAACAGTCCCAAAGGGATGATCCCACTAAAAGGAAGCTCTATTCACAGCCCATGCCAAGATTTTGGCAAAAGAATG TTTGTCTTCAAGCTCACTGTGGCCAAGCAGCAGGACCACTTTTTTCAAGCTGCCTACCTGGAGGAAAGAGATGCTTGGGTGCGGGATATCAAGAAAGCAATTCATCGCATAGATGGAGGCCAAAG TGCTTTGTACCTCTCAATGAAAGATCCTGAAAAGGGAATAAAGGAGTTGAAGCTGGAAAAAGATAAGAGAGTGTTCAATCACTGCTTTACAG GCACCTGTGTGATTGACTGGCTGgtgtccagcagctctgtccgAAATCGCAAAGAAGGTCTCCTGCTTGCCTCTTCCCTCTTGAGTGAAGGCTACCTACAGCCTGCTGGGGATACGTCCAAGGCAGCTGCCGAGGGATTGTCAGACACCCCATTCCTAGACCTCAGTGATGCCTACTATTACTTT CCAGACAGTGGATTTTTCTGTGAGGGGTATTCCAGTGATGATGATGTGGTCCTAAAAGAAGAATTCAGAGGCACAATTGTTAAACAAGGATGTTTGCTGAAACAG GGACATCGGAGGAAGAACTGGAAAGTGAGAAAGTTCGTTTTAAGAGATGATCCTGCATATCTTCACTATTATGATCCTGCTGGA GGGGAAGAACCACTGGGAGCAATTCACTTGAGAGGTTGTGTGGTGACAGCAGTGGAAGATATGCCAGACA CCAAGAAGTATGATGTTGACAACATCCTCTTTGAAATCATCACAGCAAATGAAATCCACTATTACTTGCAAGCAGCCTCATCCACAGAGCGTACAGAGTGGATCAAAGCAATCCAGTCAGTTGCTAGGACTGGTAAATGA